A region from the Leishmania panamensis strain MHOM/PA/94/PSC-1 chromosome 20 sequence genome encodes:
- a CDS encoding hypothetical protein (TriTrypDB/GeneDB-style sysID: LpmP.20.1070) codes for MALRIAIASVPPFLRSPSTPLFPSSVTKFKVSGITFLLLLGAVKQPMMGLGGGAVAITASTSFVSSVNAEAVSSLASDLIQALTFRGAAQPLRDGQYLYEFFTKTIGYAATIIVDNQAQHRHMPHDALLKPGDPLHDGKVTIIYFSSAALDSKENVNDNVKVCFVPMPVTPLNNLVKSLAFVVVRAEVTYEPLTPDIRLKMDGWERLNHKGTLSPIFPDAFASRCIHHVCFCSGCQGTDHR; via the coding sequence ATGGCACTGCGCATTGCTATTGCTTCtgttcccccttttcttcgctctccatccacccctctctttccctcttcagTGACCAAGTTCAAGGTGAGCGGGATCACGTTTCTCCTGTTGTTGGGTGCGGTGAAACAGCCGATGATGGGACTAGGGGGAGGAGCGGTGGCCATCACAGCGTCCACCTCTTTTGTCTCTTCTGTAAACGCTGAAGCAGTCTCGTCCCTTGCCTCTGATCTCATTCAAGCGCTTACTTttcgaggtgctgcacagccACTGCGTGATGGTCAGTACCTGTATGAATTCTTCACCAAGACAATCGGCTACGCAGCAACGATCATCGTCGACAACCAggcacagcaccgccacatGCCGCATGACGCGCTTCTGAAGCCGGGCGACCCCCTCCATGATGGAAAAGTGACCATCATATacttctcctccgccgctcTGGACTCCAAAGAGAACGTCAACGACAACGTCAAGGTGTGCTTTGTGCCCATGCCTGTCACCCCCCTCAATAATCTTGTCAAGTCTCTCGCATTTGTCGTTGTCAGGGCGGAGGTCACGTATGAGCCTCTTACGCCTGACATCAGGCTTAAAATGGATGGGTGGGAGAGGCTGAACCACAAAGGAACACTGTCTCCGATTTTTCCAGACGCCTTCGCCAGCAGATGTATCCACCACGTTTGCTTTTGCTCGGGGTGTCAGGGCACGGACCATCGATGA